One Micromonospora eburnea genomic region harbors:
- a CDS encoding discoidin domain-containing protein translates to MPTAPPQPPPSRPRRRLAATIAALLTLLATYAAVPVQPAAAAGPLISQGRPTTASSMEQAATPAAAATDGDPGTRWSSAFADPQWLQVDLGSSAAIDQVELVWETAYARSFQIQVSDSASGPWQTIYSTTTGTGGTQTLSVSGTGRYVRMYGTVRATGYGYSLWEFKVYGTTDGGSGPPGGRPISEFKKVAASSWEGGNAPAAALDGRTNTRWSSEFSDPQWLRVDFGGVATVSRVVLNWEAAYGSGYRLEMSNDANTWTSIYSTTTGRGGVEQLNVSGTGRYLRFYGTARATGYGYSLWEFQVYGTLDDTATTAPMLSGPTRPPGVLNQFALTAPADGAMVTTTRRPTLSWAAVTGASRYQVWINISRTDYDFTAAGNLIDLYTKVAEPTGTSYTPTWDLPDRWTYKWYVTSIGSTTTTSNIRRFSVYLPTLETVADGVNIVAGSRDLNKNGAIEPYEDWRLPVETRVADLLGRMTAEEKAYQMFYNAQAYPRSGWHFGPAQAQDLHNQLLASAGTRLGIPFVSAGDTIHGYQTTYPMQSALAAARNYPLNYKLGDMQRREQLEVGTRGVLGPLAEVGTKVIYPRIQEGNGENAQVAAAQVRALVAGLQGGPELNPQSVLATVKHWPGEGAGGEALIVYDGVTIKYHMIPFRAAIEAGAVNIMPGYAGSSFLDPGGPGAGDSAPILAYLRQNLGYQGLITTDWLPSGSWVGAAKAGSDVMGGADPGAAGFSMATFTANVPAARIDDAVRRVLRLKFQLGIFENPYGDPVNGPYRFHQPSYAALANQAAREAMTLLKNDGAVLPIRLNPGDNIVVAGPRAADPAGCCVWTSFFHSEYGSQTILDAIRSRATTNGVNVYADDGPNPKLAVVAVGEASYTHATNWPKEQPFLPPDQLALIQNFRSRGIPVVVALVMPRPYVITEWRDLANAIVVTYRGGEELGPALASLLFGDYAPSGRLPWQLPRSLDQVLRPGGTDVPADAVEAWDLPYDLGATAAERTQIRASIDAGQPPATTYGNPLYPYGAGLTGF, encoded by the coding sequence ATGCCGACAGCGCCACCGCAACCGCCACCATCCCGCCCGCGCCGCCGCCTCGCCGCCACGATCGCGGCGCTGCTCACCCTGCTCGCCACCTACGCGGCCGTCCCCGTCCAGCCCGCCGCGGCCGCCGGGCCCCTGATCTCACAGGGCAGGCCGACCACGGCCTCCTCCATGGAACAGGCCGCCACCCCGGCCGCCGCCGCCACCGACGGTGATCCCGGCACCCGCTGGTCGAGCGCCTTCGCCGACCCCCAATGGCTCCAGGTCGACCTGGGCTCGTCCGCCGCGATCGACCAGGTCGAACTCGTCTGGGAGACCGCCTACGCCCGGTCCTTCCAGATCCAGGTCTCCGACAGCGCGTCCGGACCCTGGCAGACGATCTACAGCACCACCACCGGCACCGGCGGCACCCAGACGCTCAGCGTGTCCGGCACCGGCCGCTACGTGCGCATGTACGGCACCGTCCGGGCCACCGGCTACGGCTACTCCCTGTGGGAGTTCAAGGTCTACGGCACCACCGACGGCGGCTCGGGTCCGCCCGGCGGCCGGCCGATCTCGGAGTTCAAGAAGGTCGCCGCGTCCTCCTGGGAGGGCGGCAACGCGCCCGCCGCCGCGCTGGACGGCCGGACGAACACCCGCTGGTCCAGCGAGTTCAGCGATCCACAGTGGCTCAGGGTCGACTTCGGCGGTGTCGCCACGGTGAGCAGGGTCGTGCTCAACTGGGAGGCCGCGTACGGCAGCGGCTACCGGCTGGAGATGTCCAACGACGCCAACACCTGGACGAGCATCTACTCCACCACCACGGGGCGGGGCGGCGTCGAGCAGCTAAACGTGTCCGGCACCGGACGCTACCTCCGCTTCTACGGCACCGCCCGGGCCACCGGCTACGGATACTCGCTGTGGGAGTTCCAGGTCTACGGCACCCTCGACGACACGGCGACCACGGCGCCCATGCTCTCCGGCCCCACCAGGCCGCCGGGCGTGCTCAACCAGTTCGCGCTGACCGCCCCGGCGGACGGTGCCATGGTCACCACCACCCGCCGGCCCACCCTCTCCTGGGCGGCCGTCACCGGCGCCAGCCGCTACCAGGTGTGGATCAACATCAGCCGGACCGACTACGACTTCACCGCCGCCGGCAACCTCATCGACCTCTACACGAAGGTCGCCGAGCCGACCGGGACCTCCTACACGCCGACCTGGGACCTGCCGGACCGCTGGACCTACAAGTGGTACGTCACCTCGATCGGCTCGACGACGACCACCTCGAACATCCGCCGGTTCAGCGTCTACCTGCCCACCCTCGAGACCGTCGCCGACGGCGTCAACATCGTCGCCGGCAGCCGGGACCTCAACAAGAACGGCGCCATCGAGCCGTACGAGGACTGGCGGCTGCCGGTCGAGACCCGGGTGGCCGACCTGCTGGGCCGGATGACGGCCGAGGAGAAGGCGTACCAGATGTTCTACAACGCCCAGGCGTACCCCCGCTCGGGCTGGCACTTCGGCCCCGCGCAGGCGCAGGACCTGCACAACCAACTCCTCGCGTCGGCCGGCACCCGGCTGGGCATCCCGTTCGTCTCGGCGGGCGACACCATCCACGGCTACCAGACCACCTATCCGATGCAGAGCGCCCTGGCCGCCGCGAGGAACTACCCGCTGAACTACAAGCTCGGCGACATGCAGCGGCGGGAGCAGCTTGAGGTCGGCACGCGGGGGGTCCTCGGGCCGCTCGCCGAGGTCGGCACCAAGGTGATCTATCCGCGTATCCAGGAGGGCAACGGCGAGAACGCGCAGGTCGCCGCCGCCCAGGTACGGGCGCTGGTGGCCGGGTTGCAGGGCGGCCCGGAGCTGAACCCCCAGTCGGTGCTCGCCACCGTGAAGCACTGGCCCGGTGAGGGCGCCGGCGGCGAGGCGCTGATCGTCTACGACGGGGTCACGATCAAATACCACATGATCCCGTTCCGCGCGGCGATCGAGGCGGGCGCGGTCAACATCATGCCCGGGTACGCCGGCAGCTCGTTCCTCGACCCGGGTGGCCCGGGCGCCGGTGACAGCGCGCCGATCCTGGCGTACCTGCGCCAGAACCTCGGGTACCAGGGCCTGATCACGACCGACTGGCTGCCGTCCGGCTCGTGGGTCGGCGCGGCGAAGGCCGGGTCCGACGTGATGGGCGGCGCGGACCCGGGCGCGGCCGGCTTCTCGATGGCCACCTTCACCGCCAACGTGCCGGCCGCCCGGATCGACGACGCCGTGCGGCGCGTACTGCGGCTGAAGTTCCAGCTCGGCATCTTCGAGAACCCCTACGGCGACCCGGTCAACGGCCCGTACCGCTTCCACCAGCCGTCCTACGCGGCGCTGGCCAACCAGGCGGCCCGCGAGGCGATGACTCTGCTGAAGAACGACGGGGCGGTGCTGCCGATCCGGCTGAACCCGGGAGACAACATCGTGGTGGCCGGACCGCGGGCGGCCGACCCCGCCGGCTGCTGTGTCTGGACCAGCTTCTTCCACTCCGAGTACGGCTCGCAGACCATCCTGGACGCGATCCGGAGCCGGGCCACCACGAACGGCGTGAACGTCTACGCCGACGACGGGCCCAACCCGAAGCTGGCGGTCGTGGCGGTGGGGGAGGCCTCCTACACGCACGCCACCAACTGGCCGAAGGAGCAGCCCTTCCTCCCGCCGGACCAGCTCGCGCTGATCCAGAACTTCCGGTCCCGGGGGATCCCGGTGGTCGTGGCGCTGGTCATGCCCCGGCCGTACGTCATCACCGAGTGGCGCGACCTGGCCAACGCCATCGTCGTCACCTATCGGGGCGGCGAGGAACTGGGCCCGGCGCTGGCGAGCCTGCTCTTCGGCGACTACGCGCCGAGCGGCAGGCTGCCGTGGCAGCTGCCACGCAGCCTGGACCAGGTGCTCCGGCCCGGCGGCACCGATGTGCCGGCCGACGCCGTGGAGGCCTGGGACCTGCCGTACGACCTGGGGGCGACCGCGGCCGAACGCACCCAGATTCGGGCCAGCATCGACGCCGGTCAGCCGCCGGCGACGACGTACGGGAACCCGCTCTATCCGTACGGCGCCGGGCTGACCGGCTTCTGA
- a CDS encoding discoidin domain-containing protein, with amino-acid sequence MNVAHPIHRRLRPALTGRRRPVRLLTTAVALLALLAGYAVATASAPADAASALLSQGRPATASSTENAGTLASAAVDGNTGTRWSSAFADPQWLQVDLGSSAAIDQVELVWETAYARSFQIQVSDSASGPWQTIYSTTTGTGGTQTLSVSGTGRYVRMYGTVRATGYGYSLWEFKVYGTTATSCTGNAALNRPAVASSTESAATSASAAVDGNTGTRWSSAFADPQWLRLDLGSTQTLCQVVLQWEAAYAQAFQIQVSAGADGPWSTVYATTTGTGGTQTLNVSGSGRYVRMYGTTRATAYGYSLWEFVVRTTSSGATLPPTTPPPTGGFWGDTGSIPPAQNVLMVKVLNRTNGRYPDSQVYWSYNGQTHSIAEQPYFDMPVNTAGRMYFHLGSPTGQYSDFIEFTVGPNQFNGNTTRVDAFGLKLAMRLHARTGYDVSVGETEATFAEDRAATFQRFSDAMPAEFKHLATIEAPYRIPSPGNTPQFRAGGQYATYLSGYASSVGLPAATSDIFGCAGPLAGDPAGCAALNRHVAHLPRAQWSDPSLFYQQAPANYYAKFWHDNAIGGRAYGFPYDDYADQSSFVSTGDPQWLLVAVGW; translated from the coding sequence ATGAACGTCGCTCACCCGATCCACCGCCGGCTCCGGCCGGCCCTGACCGGTCGGCGTCGCCCGGTCCGCCTCCTCACCACCGCCGTCGCCCTCCTGGCGCTCCTCGCCGGCTACGCGGTGGCGACCGCGTCGGCACCCGCCGACGCCGCGTCCGCCCTCCTCTCCCAGGGCAGACCCGCGACCGCCTCGTCCACCGAGAACGCCGGCACGCTCGCCTCGGCGGCGGTCGACGGCAACACCGGCACCCGCTGGTCGAGCGCCTTCGCCGACCCCCAATGGCTCCAGGTCGACCTGGGCTCGTCCGCCGCGATCGACCAGGTCGAACTCGTCTGGGAGACCGCCTACGCCCGGTCCTTCCAGATCCAGGTCTCCGACAGCGCGTCCGGACCCTGGCAGACGATCTACAGCACCACCACCGGCACCGGCGGCACCCAGACGCTCAGCGTGTCCGGCACCGGCCGCTACGTGCGCATGTACGGCACCGTCCGGGCCACCGGCTACGGCTACTCCCTGTGGGAGTTCAAGGTCTACGGCACCACCGCCACCAGTTGCACGGGCAACGCCGCGCTCAACCGTCCGGCGGTGGCCTCGTCGACGGAGAGCGCCGCCACCTCCGCCTCGGCGGCGGTCGACGGCAACACCGGCACCCGCTGGTCGAGCGCCTTCGCCGACCCCCAGTGGCTCCGACTCGACCTGGGCAGCACGCAGACGCTCTGCCAGGTGGTGCTGCAGTGGGAGGCGGCCTACGCGCAGGCGTTCCAGATCCAGGTCTCCGCCGGCGCCGACGGACCCTGGAGCACGGTGTACGCCACCACGACCGGCACCGGCGGCACCCAGACGCTGAACGTGTCCGGATCCGGGCGCTACGTACGGATGTACGGAACGACCCGCGCCACCGCCTACGGCTACTCCCTGTGGGAGTTCGTCGTACGGACCACGTCGTCGGGCGCCACCCTGCCGCCGACCACCCCGCCGCCCACCGGCGGATTCTGGGGCGACACCGGCTCGATCCCCCCGGCCCAGAACGTGCTCATGGTGAAGGTGCTCAACCGGACGAACGGCCGCTACCCCGACAGCCAGGTCTACTGGAGTTACAACGGCCAGACGCACTCCATCGCGGAGCAGCCGTACTTCGACATGCCGGTGAACACCGCCGGCCGGATGTACTTCCACCTCGGCTCCCCGACCGGCCAGTACAGCGACTTCATCGAGTTCACCGTCGGGCCGAACCAGTTCAACGGCAACACCACCCGGGTCGACGCGTTCGGGTTGAAACTGGCGATGCGGCTGCACGCCCGCACCGGATACGACGTGTCCGTCGGCGAGACCGAGGCGACCTTCGCCGAGGATCGGGCGGCGACGTTCCAGCGGTTCTCCGACGCGATGCCGGCCGAGTTCAAGCACCTGGCCACCATCGAGGCGCCGTACCGCATTCCGTCGCCGGGCAACACGCCACAGTTCCGTGCCGGCGGCCAGTACGCGACCTACCTGAGCGGGTACGCGTCCTCGGTCGGGCTGCCGGCCGCCACCTCGGACATCTTCGGTTGCGCCGGGCCGCTGGCCGGCGATCCGGCCGGCTGCGCCGCGCTCAACCGGCACGTCGCGCACCTGCCGCGGGCGCAGTGGTCGGATCCGAGCCTGTTCTACCAGCAGGCACCGGCAAACTACTACGCGAAGTTCTGGCACGACAACGCCATCGGCGGCCGGGCGTACGGCTTCCCGTACGACGACTACGCCGACCAGTCCTCGTTCGTCTCGACCGGCGATCCCCAGTGGCTGCTCGTCGCCGTGGGCTGGTGA
- a CDS encoding discoidin domain-containing protein, with amino-acid sequence MSVLPVPALDPPPPAFARCRLAVVLVLLAAMVASFVAAVTTAASAADPLLSQGRPVTASSVQNASFPASAAVDGDLGTRWSSAATDPQWIRVDLGATATISQVTLNWEAAYATAYQIQVSADDATWTTVYATTTSTGGTQQLTVTGSGRYVRVHTTARATQYGVSLWEFRVYGTTTTTGCDTVGNAALRRPATASSTENAAFPASAAVDGDAGTRWSSAAADPQWIQVDLGSSRTICRVDLSWEAAYATAYQIQFSDNGSTWTTGYATTTATGGSQQLTVTGSGRYVRVYGTARATVWGYSLWEFAVRTSAGSPPSSPPPSTPPPSSPPPGGDVLLSYGKPATASSYQDDGACGQCYPARAFDLDPASRWATSATTGWGDPGWIYVDLGATATIHRVVLQWDPAYATAYQIQTSNDAGTWTTIYSTTSGKGFKQTLNVTGTGRYVRMYGTARNSTYGYSLWEFQVYGTGGAPTAPPPVPPDPTFPATRLVFADEFNGPAGGKPDPAKWTIDPGTGQNGELQYYTDNANAAMNGSGQLVMEARRETAGGRAYTSHRMNTSNRFHVQYGRVEARIKVPRGNGFWPAFWMMGADFLQGRPWPYNGEIDIMEILGRDPYRSYTTLHAPAYNGGGGYGQEHVWTSDLSTAFHVYAVEWDSKGMRFLVDSTEVFYASKETVEATRGPWVYDHPFYLILNLAIGGDWPGPPDASTPFPAQMLVDYVHVYQ; translated from the coding sequence ATGTCTGTCCTCCCCGTCCCGGCCCTCGACCCGCCACCACCCGCGTTCGCCCGATGCCGGCTCGCCGTCGTCCTCGTCCTGCTGGCCGCCATGGTCGCCAGCTTCGTCGCGGCCGTGACCACGGCCGCCAGCGCGGCCGATCCGCTGCTGTCCCAGGGCAGGCCGGTCACCGCCTCGTCCGTCCAGAACGCCTCCTTCCCCGCCTCGGCCGCCGTCGACGGTGACCTCGGCACCCGGTGGTCCAGCGCCGCCACCGACCCGCAGTGGATCCGGGTCGACCTCGGCGCCACCGCCACCATCAGCCAGGTCACGCTGAACTGGGAGGCCGCGTACGCGACCGCGTACCAGATCCAGGTCTCCGCCGACGACGCGACCTGGACCACCGTCTACGCCACCACCACCTCCACCGGCGGCACCCAGCAGCTCACCGTCACCGGCTCCGGCCGGTACGTGCGCGTCCACACCACCGCCCGGGCCACCCAGTACGGCGTCTCACTGTGGGAGTTCCGGGTGTACGGCACGACCACCACCACCGGCTGCGACACCGTCGGCAACGCCGCGCTGAGACGTCCGGCGACCGCGTCGTCGACCGAGAACGCGGCCTTCCCCGCCTCGGCCGCCGTCGACGGTGACGCCGGCACCCGCTGGTCCAGCGCCGCCGCCGACCCGCAGTGGATCCAGGTCGACCTCGGGTCGTCCCGCACCATCTGCCGCGTCGACCTGAGCTGGGAGGCCGCGTACGCGACCGCCTACCAGATCCAGTTCTCCGACAACGGCTCCACCTGGACGACCGGCTACGCCACCACCACCGCGACCGGCGGCAGCCAGCAGCTCACCGTCACCGGCTCCGGCCGGTACGTACGGGTCTACGGCACCGCGCGGGCGACCGTCTGGGGGTACTCGCTGTGGGAGTTCGCGGTACGCACCTCCGCCGGGTCGCCGCCGTCGAGCCCACCACCGTCCACTCCCCCGCCGTCCAGCCCGCCGCCGGGCGGTGACGTGCTGCTGTCCTACGGCAAGCCGGCGACCGCCTCGTCGTACCAGGACGACGGCGCCTGCGGGCAGTGCTATCCCGCGCGCGCGTTCGACCTCGATCCGGCCTCGCGCTGGGCGACCAGCGCCACCACCGGCTGGGGCGACCCGGGCTGGATCTACGTGGACCTCGGCGCCACCGCGACCATTCACCGGGTGGTCCTGCAGTGGGACCCGGCCTACGCGACCGCCTACCAGATCCAGACGTCGAACGACGCGGGCACCTGGACCACCATCTACAGCACCACCAGCGGCAAGGGGTTCAAGCAGACCCTGAACGTCACCGGCACCGGCCGCTACGTCCGGATGTACGGCACCGCCCGCAACAGCACCTACGGCTACTCGCTCTGGGAGTTCCAGGTGTACGGCACGGGTGGCGCACCGACCGCCCCGCCGCCCGTGCCACCGGACCCGACCTTCCCCGCCACCCGGCTCGTCTTCGCCGACGAGTTCAACGGTCCGGCCGGCGGCAAGCCCGACCCGGCGAAGTGGACCATCGACCCCGGCACCGGCCAAAACGGCGAGTTGCAGTACTACACCGACAACGCCAACGCCGCCATGAACGGCAGCGGGCAACTCGTCATGGAGGCCCGGCGGGAGACGGCCGGCGGGCGCGCGTACACCTCGCACCGGATGAACACCAGCAACAGGTTCCACGTCCAGTACGGCCGGGTGGAGGCCCGGATCAAGGTGCCCAGGGGCAACGGGTTCTGGCCGGCGTTCTGGATGATGGGCGCCGACTTCCTCCAGGGACGCCCCTGGCCGTACAACGGCGAGATCGACATCATGGAGATCCTCGGCCGCGACCCGTACCGCAGCTACACCACCCTGCACGCGCCGGCGTACAACGGTGGCGGCGGCTACGGCCAGGAACACGTCTGGACCTCCGACCTGTCCACCGCGTTCCACGTCTACGCCGTGGAGTGGGACAGCAAGGGGATGCGCTTCCTCGTCGACAGCACGGAGGTCTTCTACGCCAGCAAGGAGACGGTGGAGGCGACACGTGGGCCGTGGGTCTACGACCATCCGTTCTATCTGATCCTCAACCTGGCGATCGGTGGCGACTGGCCGGGGCCGCCGGACGCGTCGACGCCGTTCCCGGCCCAGATGCTCGTCGACTACGTCCACGTCTACCAGTGA
- a CDS encoding DUF6403 family protein, with amino-acid sequence MSPSVLIWLTGSVLLLAAGLLTTLLPRRRSLARERRIAWSAAGAAIDSAAVSRDASAEHVPEAERLLARAELLAASGGGATAARTAAGHARRADELWRAHQ; translated from the coding sequence ATGTCACCATCCGTACTGATCTGGCTGACCGGTAGCGTGCTGCTGCTGGCTGCCGGTCTCCTCACCACCCTGCTGCCCCGCCGGCGGTCCCTCGCCCGGGAACGCCGGATCGCCTGGTCGGCCGCCGGCGCGGCGATCGACAGCGCCGCCGTCAGCCGGGACGCGAGCGCCGAGCACGTCCCCGAGGCGGAGCGCCTGCTGGCCCGCGCCGAGCTGCTCGCGGCCTCCGGTGGCGGCGCGACGGCCGCCAGGACGGCGGCCGGTCACGCACGCCGCGCGGACGAGCTGTGGCGGGCGCACCAGTGA
- the mce gene encoding methylmalonyl-CoA epimerase has protein sequence MSDDLSQPADGSALSGVGLRGIDHIGMAVNDLDEAIQRYETLFGMRCVHVEENDEQGVREAMLSIGPDPARGRLQLLAPLTPSSPIARFLSKSGPGVQQIAWTVDDVDKTSAELRERGVRLLYEQPKRGTAGSRINFVHPRDAGGILVELVEPATE, from the coding sequence ATGTCTGACGATCTTTCCCAGCCTGCCGACGGGTCGGCGCTGTCCGGCGTCGGCCTGCGCGGCATCGACCACATCGGCATGGCCGTCAACGACCTCGACGAGGCGATTCAGCGATACGAGACGCTCTTCGGCATGCGCTGCGTGCACGTGGAGGAAAATGACGAACAGGGCGTCCGGGAGGCGATGCTGTCGATCGGGCCGGACCCGGCCCGGGGGCGGCTCCAGTTGCTCGCACCGCTGACTCCCAGCTCACCGATCGCCCGGTTCCTAAGCAAGTCCGGCCCGGGCGTGCAGCAGATCGCCTGGACCGTGGACGATGTCGACAAGACCTCTGCCGAGCTGCGCGAGCGCGGGGTGCGACTCCTCTACGAGCAGCCGAAGCGTGGCACGGCCGGCTCCCGGATCAACTTCGTGCACCCCCGGGACGCGGGTGGGATCCTGGTCGAGCTGGTGGAGCCGGCCACCGAGTGA
- a CDS encoding MMPL family transporter, translating into MTETLRRTRRGGAGRPLEEGRLYRWAVWAALNPVKVMLVWLLLLAAAVFSAGYFTSHLTGNTNSVIGSDSEKANQLIADKFPDTPSETDFVVLHSAALTAQDPAFRAVVDAAVDRYRQDSDVVTATSPYDAPDRLIAPAGRTALIPITLDGDDKKLQERAAPLGELAEQLGTDQVEVYFTGASPLAAAAVEQGNEDLSMAETIGFPAAAIVLLLAFGSLVAAAIPLVLGIVAVLGAFGALGIAAHFTSFDVFVQTAVSMVGIALGIDYTLFIVTRFREELAKAVDNGRQERARAVGRTVATAGQAVLFSGVTVVVSLAGLWLVRSAKVYSMAVGMSTAVLVMMLIAVTLLPALLGLLGGRINRLALPWARRSLAHPDPEHSVWGKAIAVVMRRPVLIAALGTVLLGALSIPVFHLRYGVDLGAGAVAESPAGKGYTVVSEAFAPGVLTPITVVVSAEGRKLNDPQLDAVARFSDQAAGNREVADVVSITRVLDAQAQGHTTAHLDAAVRTAGAALAGVVSEDADTTVITIRPRHGADTDETADLVRELRTQAEGAFAGTGLSAHVGGGPAEIVDITDESSRAMPLVIGAVLAASWVLLLIAFRSLVLPFEAIFMNLLTSGAAFGMAVLVFQEGHAAGLLGVERTGFIQVILPLFAFALVFGLSMDYQVFMLSRMREEWERTGDNRAAVQLGLTRTAKVISAAAAIMVVVFASFMFTRILEIKQMGFMLALAVLIDATIVRLLLVPSLMRLLGRGNWWLPGWLGRVLPRAGQH; encoded by the coding sequence ATGACCGAGACCCTGAGGCGCACCCGAAGGGGCGGCGCCGGCCGCCCGTTGGAGGAGGGCCGCCTCTATCGTTGGGCCGTCTGGGCCGCGCTCAACCCAGTCAAGGTCATGCTGGTCTGGCTGCTGCTGCTCGCCGCGGCCGTCTTCTCGGCCGGCTACTTCACCTCCCACCTGACCGGCAACACGAACTCGGTGATCGGCTCCGATTCGGAGAAGGCCAACCAGCTCATCGCCGACAAGTTCCCGGACACGCCGAGCGAGACGGACTTCGTCGTCCTGCACTCGGCCGCGCTGACCGCCCAGGACCCGGCGTTCCGCGCGGTGGTCGACGCCGCCGTCGACCGCTACCGCCAGGACTCCGACGTCGTCACGGCGACCAGCCCGTACGACGCCCCGGACCGGCTCATCGCCCCGGCGGGCCGGACCGCGCTCATCCCGATCACCCTCGACGGCGACGACAAGAAACTCCAGGAACGGGCCGCGCCACTGGGCGAGCTCGCCGAGCAACTCGGCACCGATCAGGTCGAGGTCTACTTCACCGGCGCCTCCCCGCTCGCCGCCGCCGCCGTCGAGCAGGGCAACGAGGACCTCTCCATGGCCGAGACCATCGGCTTCCCGGCCGCCGCCATCGTCCTCCTGCTCGCCTTCGGCTCGCTGGTCGCCGCCGCCATCCCGCTCGTCCTCGGCATCGTCGCCGTGCTGGGCGCCTTCGGCGCGCTCGGCATCGCCGCCCACTTCACCAGCTTCGACGTCTTCGTGCAGACCGCGGTCAGCATGGTCGGCATCGCGCTCGGCATCGACTACACGCTCTTCATCGTGACCCGGTTCCGCGAGGAACTGGCCAAGGCCGTCGACAACGGCCGGCAGGAACGGGCCAGGGCCGTCGGCCGTACGGTGGCCACCGCCGGGCAGGCGGTGCTCTTCTCCGGCGTCACCGTGGTCGTCTCGCTGGCCGGGCTCTGGCTGGTCCGGTCGGCCAAGGTCTACTCGATGGCCGTCGGCATGAGCACGGCGGTGCTGGTCATGATGCTCATCGCGGTCACCCTGCTGCCCGCCCTGCTCGGCCTCCTCGGCGGCCGGATCAACCGGCTCGCCCTGCCCTGGGCCCGCCGGTCGCTGGCGCACCCCGACCCCGAGCACTCCGTCTGGGGCAAGGCCATCGCCGTGGTCATGCGCCGCCCGGTGCTCATCGCCGCGCTCGGCACCGTCCTGCTCGGCGCCCTGTCGATCCCGGTCTTCCATCTCCGGTACGGCGTCGACCTCGGTGCCGGCGCCGTCGCCGAATCCCCGGCCGGCAAGGGGTACACGGTCGTCTCCGAGGCGTTCGCGCCCGGCGTGCTCACCCCGATCACCGTGGTGGTCTCCGCCGAGGGCCGGAAACTCAACGACCCGCAGCTCGACGCTGTCGCCCGGTTCAGCGACCAGGCCGCCGGCAACCGCGAGGTCGCCGACGTCGTCAGCATCACCAGGGTGCTCGACGCCCAGGCGCAGGGGCACACCACGGCCCACCTCGACGCCGCGGTGCGGACCGCCGGCGCCGCGCTGGCCGGGGTGGTGAGCGAGGACGCCGACACCACCGTCATCACCATCCGTCCCCGGCACGGCGCCGACACCGACGAGACGGCCGACCTGGTACGCGAACTGCGTACCCAGGCCGAGGGCGCGTTCGCCGGCACCGGGCTGAGCGCCCACGTCGGTGGCGGCCCGGCCGAGATCGTCGACATCACCGACGAGAGTTCCCGGGCCATGCCGCTGGTCATCGGCGCGGTGCTGGCCGCGAGCTGGGTCCTCCTGTTGATCGCCTTCCGGTCCCTGGTCCTGCCGTTCGAGGCGATCTTCATGAACCTGCTCACCTCGGGGGCCGCCTTCGGCATGGCGGTGCTCGTCTTCCAGGAGGGACACGCCGCCGGCCTGCTCGGCGTCGAGCGGACCGGCTTCATCCAGGTGATCCTGCCGCTGTTCGCGTTCGCCCTGGTCTTCGGCCTCTCCATGGACTACCAGGTGTTCATGCTCTCCCGGATGCGCGAGGAGTGGGAACGGACCGGTGACAACCGGGCCGCCGTCCAGCTCGGCCTGACCCGTACCGCCAAGGTGATCAGCGCCGCCGCGGCCATCATGGTGGTCGTCTTCGCATCCTTCATGTTCACCCGGATCCTCGAGATCAAGCAGATGGGCTTCATGCTCGCCCTGGCCGTCCTGATCGACGCGACGATCGTCCGGCTGTTGCTGGTCCCGTCGCTGATGCGGTTGCTCGGTCGGGGGAACTGGTGGCTGCCCGGCTGGCTGGGCCGGGTCCTGCCCCGCGCCGGCCAGCACTGA